In the Variovorax sp. S12S4 genome, one interval contains:
- the hpaR gene encoding homoprotocatechuate degradation operon regulator HpaR gives MASTFTHRNLPRLLLQAREAVMAHTRPSLREHALSDQQWRVLRVLGEHGAVETGRVAREAFILGPSLTGVLARMERDNLIARSRDPEDQRRTVVEATAHGMKLVKKLSSSIEAHYQWLEQSLGKTKLTQLYGLLDELIALEQPE, from the coding sequence TTGGCCAGCACCTTCACCCACCGCAACCTCCCGCGCCTGCTGCTGCAGGCCCGTGAAGCCGTCATGGCTCACACGCGGCCCAGCCTGCGCGAGCACGCGCTGTCCGACCAGCAGTGGCGCGTGCTGCGCGTGCTGGGCGAGCACGGGGCGGTGGAAACCGGCCGCGTGGCGCGCGAGGCGTTCATTCTTGGGCCCAGCCTCACCGGTGTGCTCGCGCGCATGGAGCGCGACAACCTGATCGCCCGAAGCCGCGATCCCGAAGACCAGCGCCGCACCGTCGTCGAAGCCACTGCGCATGGAATGAAGCTGGTGAAAAAGCTGTCCTCGAGCATCGAGGCGCACTACCAGTGGCTGGAGCAGTCGCTGGGCAAGACCAAGCTGACGCAGCTGTATGGGCTGCTGGACGAACTGATCGCGCTGGAGCAGCCCGAATGA
- a CDS encoding DUF6531 domain-containing protein: MFFAAKHFDPQLGIDAHTYLAPPGVWPTLHIGIVMDPFDYLPTIQVSPDNPIVKGMAAVDGAMQAGLDAIGQGTAAPAVPPPPGAPAGGGEMPASIPLPLGATVEVAGVRRANAGTGGVDFHILIGAPVPVIKAPGGPQFDDELFMGSRTVLTDGEPFSRISMPVLACNIVGMVPPFRKKKAVKPLRLSLMLPTTFNIAIPPQVFVGGPPTISWGAMIQRGLFKALGRAYTRIARRVFKNMPPGFLKCQVLRAEPVDIRDGSVSVTHEDFHVPGRLPLSWTRIYASRDHALPGHCGHGWQTPADVRLAIEADGLISLQGPEEFALFPALPQSEGQQVLDVVDGARLMRQGSELVVRFKSGLRYHFEDALSTKGELLAATLPITRIEDACGNHWRFARQGGDLVRIAESGVDGLPGRSIEVRSRGGTSSPWRCATPPLDRTIRWCATATSMEICWRPSMRWARRASLPTCSTAWRATRIARACRFTTRTTNNGGWCTPGATAGCTTTGSPTTPCCARPKSPTRWGTLRWSSSTRPGCRWPRSTRSTG, from the coding sequence TTGTTCTTCGCGGCCAAGCACTTCGACCCCCAGCTGGGTATCGACGCCCACACCTACCTGGCACCGCCCGGCGTGTGGCCCACGCTGCACATCGGCATCGTGATGGACCCGTTCGATTACCTGCCGACCATCCAGGTTTCGCCGGACAACCCGATCGTGAAAGGCATGGCCGCCGTGGACGGCGCCATGCAGGCCGGTCTGGACGCCATCGGCCAGGGCACTGCGGCCCCCGCGGTCCCGCCGCCTCCGGGCGCACCGGCCGGCGGCGGCGAGATGCCCGCGAGCATTCCTTTGCCGCTCGGCGCCACCGTCGAGGTGGCGGGCGTGCGCCGCGCCAACGCCGGCACGGGTGGCGTGGACTTTCACATCCTCATCGGTGCGCCCGTGCCGGTAATCAAGGCGCCCGGCGGCCCGCAGTTCGACGACGAGCTCTTCATGGGTAGCCGCACCGTGCTGACTGACGGCGAGCCTTTTTCGCGCATCAGCATGCCGGTGCTGGCCTGCAACATCGTGGGCATGGTGCCGCCGTTCCGCAAGAAGAAGGCGGTCAAGCCCCTGCGGCTGAGCCTGATGCTGCCGACCACCTTCAACATCGCCATTCCGCCGCAGGTGTTCGTGGGCGGGCCGCCCACCATTTCGTGGGGCGCAATGATCCAGCGCGGGCTCTTCAAGGCCCTGGGCCGCGCCTACACGCGCATTGCGCGGCGCGTGTTCAAGAACATGCCGCCGGGTTTTCTCAAGTGCCAGGTGCTGCGCGCCGAACCGGTGGACATCCGCGACGGCAGCGTCTCGGTGACGCACGAGGACTTTCACGTTCCGGGGCGGCTGCCGCTGAGCTGGACACGCATCTACGCGTCGCGCGACCACGCCCTTCCCGGCCATTGCGGCCACGGCTGGCAAACCCCGGCAGATGTGCGCCTGGCGATCGAAGCCGACGGACTGATCAGCCTGCAGGGGCCGGAGGAATTCGCGCTGTTCCCTGCGTTGCCGCAGTCGGAGGGACAGCAGGTGCTCGACGTGGTCGACGGCGCGCGACTGATGCGCCAGGGCAGCGAACTGGTGGTGCGATTCAAGAGCGGCCTGCGCTATCACTTCGAGGATGCGCTGTCGACCAAGGGAGAGCTTCTGGCCGCGACCCTGCCGATCACGCGCATCGAGGATGCCTGCGGCAACCACTGGCGCTTCGCGCGCCAGGGCGGCGATCTGGTGCGTATCGCCGAGAGCGGCGTTGACGGCCTCCCGGGCCGCAGCATCGAGGTGCGATCGCGCGGGGGTACATCGAGTCCATGGCGCTGCGCGACCCCGCCACTGGACAGGACCATCCGCTGGTGCGCTACCGCCACCTCGATGGAGATTTGCTGGCGGCCATCGATGCGCTGGGCGCGGCGCGCGAGTTTGCCTACCTGCAGCACCGCATGGCGCGCCACACGGATCGCACGGGCCTGTCGTTTCACTACGCGTACGACGAACAATGGCGGGTGGTGCACGCCTGGGGCGACGGCGGGCTGCACGACTACCGGTTCGCCTACAACGCCGTGCTGCGCCAGACCGAAGTCACCAACTCGCTGGGGCACCTTACGGTGGTCAAGTTCGACGAGGCCGGGCTGCCGCTGGCCGAGATCGACCCGCTCGACGGGGTGA
- a CDS encoding fumarylacetoacetate hydrolase family protein — translation MTPSPFLPTGTVYGTLLNFRAEVEALAPQMTQPPYKAPPKAPVLYVKTANTWSPHGSAITVPASVPEVEIGASIGMVIDAESDIEGFVLMNDLSIPHASFFRPPVKFKCVDGFLGIGPALRDAQEVADPANFRVEVRINGMLKQSIDFSQLVRPAQQLLADVGEFMTLAHGDVLLLGCDAGRPLARAGDRIEISSPGFETLINTLVQETTA, via the coding sequence ATGACCCCTTCTCCTTTCCTGCCCACCGGCACGGTGTACGGCACGCTGCTGAACTTTCGCGCGGAGGTGGAAGCGCTTGCGCCGCAGATGACGCAGCCGCCATACAAGGCGCCGCCGAAAGCGCCGGTGCTCTATGTGAAGACCGCCAACACCTGGAGTCCGCATGGCAGCGCGATCACCGTGCCTGCATCCGTGCCCGAAGTGGAGATCGGCGCGAGCATCGGCATGGTGATCGACGCCGAGAGCGATATCGAAGGCTTTGTGCTGATGAACGATCTGTCGATCCCGCATGCGAGCTTCTTTCGCCCGCCGGTGAAGTTCAAGTGCGTCGATGGCTTCCTGGGCATCGGCCCGGCGCTGCGCGATGCGCAGGAAGTGGCCGACCCGGCAAACTTTCGCGTCGAGGTGCGTATCAACGGCATGCTCAAGCAATCGATCGACTTCTCGCAGCTCGTGCGGCCGGCGCAGCAACTGCTTGCCGATGTCGGCGAATTCATGACGCTCGCGCACGGCGATGTGCTGCTGCTGGGTTGCGACGCCGGCCGGCCGCTGGCGCGCGCGGGCGACCGCATCGAGATT
- a CDS encoding RHS repeat-associated core domain-containing protein, whose protein sequence is MELTWDANHRLARSSRNGHATTYGYDPLGRRVFKRSATHTHWFFWDGTTLASEVQETHTTDEAPATGNVVRFNAASRRTLQPRALHQKAREYVHYPGTFVPLALLVPDEKSVQVLNYHVDPNGCPTRLTDRNNQTVWSASYAAWGAVDALKHLQTENPIRYQGQYLDPETGLHYNTFRYYDPDLGCFASQDPIGLEGGTNLYQYGSNPNGWIDPLGWSCGPATRQNSAGQWIDARGRFARAPNVAGLPRFKGKTVAQVVRTLTSQGYTRTNPANPKNQRWKHPDGSEVQIHAYGNNATGPYKAGNNAHVHKSLGRHGNAGTVELADDGKTQVSTHSGPAHIGIRNPQDFPAVSGRNHGD, encoded by the coding sequence ATGGAACTGACCTGGGACGCCAATCATCGGCTGGCGCGGAGCAGCAGGAACGGACACGCCACGACCTACGGCTACGACCCACTAGGAAGGCGCGTCTTCAAACGCAGCGCCACACACACTCACTGGTTCTTCTGGGATGGGACTACGTTGGCGAGTGAAGTGCAAGAGACGCATACAACCGACGAGGCGCCGGCAACAGGCAACGTGGTGCGCTTCAATGCCGCAAGCAGGCGCACCCTTCAACCCAGGGCCTTGCATCAAAAAGCAAGGGAGTATGTTCATTACCCTGGCACCTTCGTCCCACTTGCGCTTCTGGTGCCAGACGAAAAGTCGGTACAAGTCCTGAACTACCACGTCGATCCCAACGGATGCCCCACGCGCTTGACGGACCGCAACAACCAGACCGTCTGGTCCGCGAGCTATGCAGCTTGGGGAGCCGTCGATGCGCTGAAACACCTGCAGACCGAGAACCCCATCCGGTACCAGGGACAGTACCTGGACCCGGAGACGGGACTGCATTACAACACCTTCCGCTACTACGACCCCGACTTAGGATGCTTTGCAAGTCAGGACCCGATCGGCCTGGAGGGCGGCACCAATCTCTATCAGTATGGGTCCAATCCGAACGGCTGGATCGACCCACTGGGCTGGAGCTGTGGTCCCGCAACGAGACAGAACTCCGCTGGCCAGTGGATTGATGCACGGGGGCGGTTTGCTCGTGCACCCAATGTGGCGGGACTTCCCCGATTCAAGGGAAAAACCGTTGCGCAGGTTGTGCGAACTCTGACGAGCCAAGGCTATACGCGAACCAATCCGGCGAACCCGAAGAACCAAAGATGGAAGCACCCCGATGGATCTGAAGTGCAGATTCACGCCTATGGGAACAACGCAACGGGCCCCTACAAGGCAGGCAACAATGCGCATGTCCACAAATCGCTGGGCCGCCATGGCAACGCGGGAACTGTCGAACTGGCCGACGATGGAAAGACACAGGTATCCACGCATTCGGGGCCAGCTCACATCGGAATCAGAAATCCCCAGGACTTCCCTGCTGTTTCCGGGCGAAACCATGGAGATTGA